A single window of Vigna unguiculata cultivar IT97K-499-35 chromosome 1, ASM411807v1, whole genome shotgun sequence DNA harbors:
- the LOC114165277 gene encoding uncharacterized protein LOC114165277 — protein MMDSSHDGRGHHPSRAFSYESSSHGDRPASPPMEAPPNMMYYSPSMGYQPPPMALQGYPPGYDPYPNDYPPHSQSQVYHYPAGPYFSDPPTHHNAGGNKALLRGFLIFCCVIFGGLFLATLVMALMMHPKLPAYTVNSLSVANFNASTALTADWNTSFSIQNVNDKLNGFLSGFKVDLLHKNVILAMSYVPDFGLDKKEVKRIDAKMSSMGFPFPTSDMVEMAKDQTSGSVTVVMRIASMVEFKSETFTTRMSFVLAICDGLKVVFQNHTGNGALDNGGNPVVCQLYM, from the coding sequence ATGATGGATTCATCCCATGATGGTAGAGGACATCATCCAAGCAGAGCATTCTCCTACGAGTCATCTTCTCACGGTGATCGTCCAGCATCACCACCCATGGAAGCACCACCCAACATGATGTATTACTCACCATCAATGGGATACCAGCCACCACCCATGGCTCTGCAAGGTTACCCTCCAGGATACGACCCATACCCTAATGACTACCCTCCACATTCTCAATCTCAAGTATACCATTACCCCGCAGGCCCATACTTCAGCGATCCACCCACCCATCACAACGCTGGTGGAAACAAAGCCTTACTTCGTGGCTTCCTAATCTTTTGCTGTGTAATATTCGGAGGCCTTTTCCTTGCCACCCTTGTCATGGCGCTAATGATGCACCCCAAACTACCCGCTTACACCGTCAATTCCCTCTCCGTCGCCAACTTCAACGCCTCTACAGCGCTAACCGCCGATTGGAACACCAGCTTCTCCATTCAGAACGTCAACGACAAGCTTAACGGTTTCTTATCCGGCTTCAAGGTCGATCTGTTGCACAAAAACGTCATTTTAGCCATGAGTTACGTACCCGATTTCGGGTTGGACAAGAAAGAGGTCAAGCGAATCGACGCCAAGATGTCGTCGATGGGGTTTCCGTTTCCGACGTCGGACATGGTTGAGATGGCCAAGGATCAAACCAGTGGCTCCGTTACGGTCGTTATGAGGATTGCTTCCATGGTGGAGTTCAAGTCTGAAACGTTTACCACCAGAATGTCGTTTGTACTGGCAATTTGTGACGGCTTGAAGGTCGTCTTTCAGAACCACACCGGCAACGGCGCGTTGGACAATGGAGGAAACCCCGTTGTTTGCCAGCTTTATATGTGA